The Flavobacteriales bacterium genomic sequence TTCACAAAATGCATTTTCGAATGAATTGAAATTTAGTAACTGGTACCCAACTACGATTGTAGGAGTGTCGGCAAATATCCCAATTTTTGGGAGCGGTATGTCTACGTATCGAATTAAACAAGCAACACTTGAATTAGAAAAAATTGAGAACACAAGAATTTCTTTACTTAAAGGATTAGAGTCTGGTTATGCTAATGCCCATTCGGAATATAATGCGGCAATAAAGAATGGAAGAGTGGCGAAAAGAAGTCGCGACTTGGCACAGCGAATTCTAGACAAGACGATATTAAAACAGAAAGAAGGATTGGCATCTAGTATGGAAGTTACTCAAGCCAATACTCAGTTCGTTAACGCTCAAGGGCAGTATATGAATTCGGTATTTGGATTGTTAACCTCTAAAATAAAGCTTCAGAAAGCATTAAACAGTTATTAAAAATGAAAAGGATATTATTAGGAGCAAGTCTTATTGCACTTATCGCATCGTGTGGGTCGGAGACAGCAGAAGTAGGTAAATTAATTGCCGAAAAAGACAGCTTAAAAAATGTTTATTCAGAGATAAGTAAACGAATGACTGAGTTAGATGATCTAATTGCATCTATGGACAGCACTTTTAAAGTGAAAAAAACATTAGTTTCTACGATGGTAGTTATGCCAGGAGATTTTGAACATTATTTTGAAGTGCAAGGAGTGGTTGATGCCGATCAAAGTGTCGACATTAATGTGGAAATGCCAGGTAAAGTGAAGAATGTTTATGTGAAAGAAGGGCAAGAAGTGGCTAAAGGACAAAAGCTTTTAAGCATAGATAACAATGAAATGCAAGGCCAATATAATTCGGCTAAAGCTCAATTCGATTTAGCGGAAACTACTTTCGAAAGAGTAGATAAACTTTGGAAGAAGCGTATTGGTTCGGAGATAGATTACTTAGCAGCTAAGGCCAGATTAGAAACGGCAAAGCAAATAATGAATTCTGCATTGGATGTATTAATGAAGGGGATGGTTAGTGCTCCAAGTAATGGTATCATCGATCAAATAATGGTTAAGAAAGGAGAAATGGCAAGTGGTATGAAACCGGTGATTAGATTGGTGAATACGGATGACGCCTACCTAGTAGCAGATTTGTCTGAGAAGTATATCACATCGGTTAAAAATGGCAACTACGCGAAAATAAATTTCTCATTATTGGATGATAATTGGTACGAAGGAGAAGTTATCGCAACAGGGAATTATATCAATCCAGGAAATAGGACTTTTAGAATTAATGTAAATGTAGACTCTAAAGGATTTCAGATGAAACCTAATATGTTGGCTGTGATTAGAGTGATGGATCTTAAGGCCGATAGTACAATAGTCTTACCAGAGAAAGCAATTTTGGAAGACAGTAAAGGAGCTAGCTATGTATTTGTGAACGATGCGGGAATTGCAAAAAAAGTAAGTATCGAAACAGGTCTTTCTTATCGTGGAGAAACAATGGTAACAACAGGTTTGAACAAAGGAGATAACGTAATTGTTTTGGGAGCACGAAGCTTAAAAGACGGCGAAAAAATTAACATCAAGAACTAATGGCAGAAAAAGGCCAAAATAGAATCTCGAAGGAATTTGTCTTATCGACTCTTTCTATAAAGAATAGAACAACTGTTCTCGTTCTTACAGGGATAATCTTGTTTATGGGAATTTTCTCTTACAACAAAATGCCAAAGGCTTCCTTTCCAGACATCGTGATGGCTCAAATTTACGTGGGTACACCATATCCGGGTAACTCTCCAGTGGATATCGAAAAACTTATTTCACGTCCCTTGGAAAAGGAAATCAATACTATTTCAGAAGTAAGTAAACTAACTTCAACTTCTATTCAGGGATTTTCTATGGTATTAGTAGAGTTCGATTCAGAGACTACCGTGGAGGAAGCCTTACGAAAGGTGAAGAATGCTGTAGACAATGCTCGATCGGATCCTAGCTTTCCTACTGATTTGCCTTCTGAGCCAAGCATTACAGAAGTTGATTTTTCTGAGATGCCAATTCTTAATATAAATTTATCTGGGAATTATTCTACTGAACAATTGAAGGAATATGCTGAATATTTGGAAGATAAAATTGAAGAGATAAGTGAAATATCAAAAGTAAATATCCGTGGTCTTCAACAAAAGGAAGTAGAGATTAGTGTAGATATGCATAAAATTGAGGCATTAAAATTAGGCTTCAATGACATTGCAAGCGCTATAGCAAACGAGAATATCACTATATCTGGGGGTGATATTTTAATAGGAGGTATTAGAAGAACGGTGCGTGCGGTTGGTGATTTTAAATCAATGGAAGACATTGAGAATATCATTATTAAACGAGAAAAATTCAACATCGTTTATTTAAGAGATGTAGCTGAGGTGAACTTTAAGTTTGAGGAAAGAACGAGTTATGCCCGTGAATTTGAGAAGCCCGTAGTAATGTTGGATATTATAAAAAAAGCGGGCGAAAATTTATTATCAGCTACCGCCAAAATTGATATTGTGATTAATGAAGCAAGAATTTCCATGCTTCCTGCAGATTTGGAAATGACAATAACTAACGACCAATCTGCACAGACTAAATCGATGGTTAAAAATTTAGAAAATTCAATTGTACTAGGAATACTTCTGGTAATATTAGTTCTGTTGTTTTTCTTGGGAATTAGGAATGCTCTCTTTGTTGGAATGGCAATACCGTTATCCATGTTTGCCTCTTTTGTTATTTTAAGTATGATGGGATATTCAATTAATATGATGGTATTATTTGGATTAATCCTAGCCCTAGGAATGCTTGTAGATAATGGAATTGTAATTGTTGAAAACGTATATAGATTGATGGATGAAGGTTTGTCCCCAATTCAAGCAGCAAAAGAAGGAGCAGGAGAAGTGGCAACAGCAATTATAGCATCAACAGCTACTACTCTTGCGGCATTTTTACCTTTAATATTTTGGCCAGGTATGATGGGAGAATTTATGGGGATTCTTCCTGTAACATTAATGATAGTTCTTGGGTCATCGCTCTTTGTGGGATTGGTAATAAACACTGTATTTACTTCACTTTGGATGAAACTCAAAGAAGATGAAATAGTAAAGGACCCGAAACCAATTGTCAACATAATTCTATTTACGGCCTCCATCTTTTTCGTGTTCATGAGTGACGTAATGGGAAATATGTTAGGTGATATAAAGCAAATGTCGGGTTTGATGAATATGCTTGGAATTATCGGTTATATGGCTGCACTTGGCAGAATTTTATTTCGATATTTTTTCGTGACAAAAAACACTTTGTTCTTAGATATGCTTAGTCCAATACTAATACTGTTAATTACAGGAATCGGTTTTGATCTAATAGATTATCCTGTGCTTGGTAATCTGCTAATTGTGTTCTCCTCATTTCTCGTGTTAAATACTATATTTTTTACACCATATTCCATTAAGTTTCAAAAGACTGTTATTCCTATAATGGAAGAAAAGTATAAAACATTCTTATCGTATGCCCTCAATGGTAAAAGACCAAAATTCTTTTTTATAGGAGTTATTCTGATGTTTATATTTTCCGCAATGATGATGAAAGCATTCGATATTAAGACTTTATTCTTCCCAGAGAATATGCCTAAATACGTGAATGTATTCATAGAGCTTCCTATAGGTACGGACATCGAAGAAACGAATCTTGCGACAAAAGATCTTGAAGAATTACTAGTTGATTATGTCAAGAAATATGAGGTAACTGAAGATGGGCAAACCTTTAATTATTTAATTGAGAGTATAATTGCAAATGTTGGTGATGGAACTAGTGATCCTGCTGCAGGCCCGCAAATTGGTAAAACACCACATAAAGCAAGGATAAGCGTTTCTTTTGTTGACTTCCAATACAGAAGAGATATAGACACTAAAACTGTAATGGATGACATAAGAAATGTTGTTAAAGATAAAGTGCCAGGTGTTAGGGTTTCTGTTGACAAGGATGCAGCTGGCCCACCTACCGGACCTCCAATAAATATTGAAATAGCAGGAAATGATATTGATTTGCTTATTGATGAGGCGGAGAAAGTAAAGCGATTTGTTGAGTCTAAAAATATTCCAGGCATAGATGGTTTGAAATTAGATGTGGAAATAGGTAAGCCGGAATTAATTGTAAAAATTGATCGTAAAAAAGCCCGACGTTTAAACTTATCGACTGCTCAAATTGCTACTACAATTAGGACATCGTTATACGGAAAAGAAATTTCTCAATTCAAAGATGGAGAGGATGATTATCCAATTCAAATAAGATTTGCAGACAAATACAGATATGATATTGAGTCACTGATGAATCAACGGATTACATTCCGAGATCAAACAAATGGCAAGATAATCCAAGTACCTATTTCTGCTGTTGCTGTCGTGAAAAAAAGCTCAACATATAATGCGATTAAACGAAAAAATATGGATAGGGTGATTTCAGTTTCATCAACGGTAGTTGAGGGTTATACAGGAAATGAAATCGTAAAAACGATTAAGGCTGAAATGGAAAACTATGAGTTACCTAACGGAGTATCAGTTAAATTTACTGGAGAGCAGGAGGATCAAGAAAAGGAATTGGCATTTCTAATAAAAGCATTATTGATGGCGGTGTTCCTTATTTTCTTAATAATAGTCTCTCAATTCAATTCATTCGGAACGCCATTTATTATTCTAATGTCGGTGCTATTAAGCTTGATTGGAGTTTTTGTCTTTTTCATGGTCTCTCTAAAGTTTATTATTATCATGGCAATGATTGGTATTATTTCTCTTGCTGGTGTGGTAGTAAATAATGCTATCGTGTTAATTGATTATACCAATCTAATAATGGATAGACGTAAATCTGAATTGGGACTGAGTTCAACCGATCGACTACCAGACTCAGAGTTGATCTTATGCATTGTAGAAGGAGGTAAGACGAGATTAAGACCAGTATTGTTAACTGCAATTACTACTGTCCTTGGGTTGATCCCATTAGCAACGGGTTTCAATATTGATTTCTTTAGTTTGTTAGCGTCATACGATGCTAAGATTTCGATAGGAGGGGATAATGTTGTCTTCTGGGGACCAATGTCATGGACAGTAATCTTTGGTTTAACGTTTGCGACTTTCTTAACATTGGTAATAATTCCAGTGATGTTCTTAATCAAGGAACGTTGGAAGACCTCGTTGATTATTAAAATGAAATAGAATGGTAGGATTTACACCTCTGCGCTTGGTCAATATTCGTGGTGTGAGCTGTGAAAACAGGGCTAATTAGGCTATCTTTACGTAAGCAATTCGCTTATGGCATACATACCGGGAGATTTACTCAAACAAATTACTGCCCCTTCTGATCTTAGAAAGTTGGATGCGGAAAAACTGCCTCAAGTTTGTGACGAACTTCGTAATTACATTACGGATGTAGTTGCTGAAAAAGGTGGTCACCTAGGTGCTAGCCTTGGCGTAGTCGAGCTTACTGTAGCATTGCATTATATTTTTGATACCCCAAAAGATCAATTAGTTTGGGAT encodes the following:
- a CDS encoding efflux RND transporter permease subunit, which encodes MAEKGQNRISKEFVLSTLSIKNRTTVLVLTGIILFMGIFSYNKMPKASFPDIVMAQIYVGTPYPGNSPVDIEKLISRPLEKEINTISEVSKLTSTSIQGFSMVLVEFDSETTVEEALRKVKNAVDNARSDPSFPTDLPSEPSITEVDFSEMPILNINLSGNYSTEQLKEYAEYLEDKIEEISEISKVNIRGLQQKEVEISVDMHKIEALKLGFNDIASAIANENITISGGDILIGGIRRTVRAVGDFKSMEDIENIIIKREKFNIVYLRDVAEVNFKFEERTSYAREFEKPVVMLDIIKKAGENLLSATAKIDIVINEARISMLPADLEMTITNDQSAQTKSMVKNLENSIVLGILLVILVLLFFLGIRNALFVGMAIPLSMFASFVILSMMGYSINMMVLFGLILALGMLVDNGIVIVENVYRLMDEGLSPIQAAKEGAGEVATAIIASTATTLAAFLPLIFWPGMMGEFMGILPVTLMIVLGSSLFVGLVINTVFTSLWMKLKEDEIVKDPKPIVNIILFTASIFFVFMSDVMGNMLGDIKQMSGLMNMLGIIGYMAALGRILFRYFFVTKNTLFLDMLSPILILLITGIGFDLIDYPVLGNLLIVFSSFLVLNTIFFTPYSIKFQKTVIPIMEEKYKTFLSYALNGKRPKFFFIGVILMFIFSAMMMKAFDIKTLFFPENMPKYVNVFIELPIGTDIEETNLATKDLEELLVDYVKKYEVTEDGQTFNYLIESIIANVGDGTSDPAAGPQIGKTPHKARISVSFVDFQYRRDIDTKTVMDDIRNVVKDKVPGVRVSVDKDAAGPPTGPPINIEIAGNDIDLLIDEAEKVKRFVESKNIPGIDGLKLDVEIGKPELIVKIDRKKARRLNLSTAQIATTIRTSLYGKEISQFKDGEDDYPIQIRFADKYRYDIESLMNQRITFRDQTNGKIIQVPISAVAVVKKSSTYNAIKRKNMDRVISVSSTVVEGYTGNEIVKTIKAEMENYELPNGVSVKFTGEQEDQEKELAFLIKALLMAVFLIFLIIVSQFNSFGTPFIILMSVLLSLIGVFVFFMVSLKFIIIMAMIGIISLAGVVVNNAIVLIDYTNLIMDRRKSELGLSSTDRLPDSELILCIVEGGKTRLRPVLLTAITTVLGLIPLATGFNIDFFSLLASYDAKISIGGDNVVFWGPMSWTVIFGLTFATFLTLVIIPVMFLIKERWKTSLIIKMK
- a CDS encoding efflux RND transporter periplasmic adaptor subunit, producing MKRILLGASLIALIASCGSETAEVGKLIAEKDSLKNVYSEISKRMTELDDLIASMDSTFKVKKTLVSTMVVMPGDFEHYFEVQGVVDADQSVDINVEMPGKVKNVYVKEGQEVAKGQKLLSIDNNEMQGQYNSAKAQFDLAETTFERVDKLWKKRIGSEIDYLAAKARLETAKQIMNSALDVLMKGMVSAPSNGIIDQIMVKKGEMASGMKPVIRLVNTDDAYLVADLSEKYITSVKNGNYAKINFSLLDDNWYEGEVIATGNYINPGNRTFRINVNVDSKGFQMKPNMLAVIRVMDLKADSTIVLPEKAILEDSKGASYVFVNDAGIAKKVSIETGLSYRGETMVTTGLNKGDNVIVLGARSLKDGEKINIKN